The following proteins come from a genomic window of Mycoplasmopsis gallopavonis:
- a CDS encoding Cof-type HAD-IIB family hydrolase — MKNIKKTFQVTNYWFNKIVSGTKRIEIRLNTPERQNLKVGDLINIKNEETNHFQIAQITKIEQFKSFESLYKSYNPEILGYLPDEKFDFHDMYKHYKNEDEQKYGVLAFSFQLLDLDLNKIDNFVFDMDGTLLDEESNLREKNLEAILKLQKMGKKIIIATGRPYYTLQKAINNFPIDYPIITSNGAMLYDNQTHELVEYTAMPKKSAKLMFQKLIELNYEFVIYTTNGMLGHETNASGFFCKRNHYNFLKPQFYQQIDQTLDIDQYQVCKFLILTESRPKKEMQQIEALANSLEGLHGLYSRFDMYDVMGQSASKGNGLYFLAQKEGLDLSRTICFGDSENDISMFEVVKYSASMANGLEKIKDYALLEAPDHNTDWISEFLEKNFKVKI, encoded by the coding sequence ATGAAAAATATTAAAAAAACATTCCAAGTAACTAATTATTGATTCAATAAAATAGTAAGCGGAACAAAAAGAATAGAAATTAGATTAAATACCCCTGAAAGACAAAATTTAAAAGTTGGTGATCTCATTAATATAAAAAATGAAGAAACTAATCACTTTCAAATTGCACAAATTACAAAAATTGAGCAATTTAAGTCTTTTGAAAGTTTGTATAAAAGTTATAATCCTGAGATTTTAGGTTATCTTCCAGATGAAAAATTCGACTTTCATGATATGTATAAACACTACAAAAACGAAGATGAGCAAAAATATGGTGTTTTAGCATTTAGTTTTCAATTATTAGACCTAGATTTAAACAAAATTGATAATTTTGTTTTTGACATGGACGGAACTTTGCTTGATGAAGAAAGTAATTTAAGAGAAAAAAATTTAGAAGCAATTTTAAAACTCCAAAAAATGGGTAAAAAAATTATAATAGCAACAGGTAGACCATATTACACTCTACAAAAAGCAATTAATAATTTTCCAATTGATTATCCAATTATCACATCTAATGGAGCAATGCTTTACGATAATCAAACTCATGAACTTGTAGAATATACTGCAATGCCTAAAAAATCAGCAAAATTAATGTTTCAAAAATTAATTGAACTCAATTATGAATTTGTTATATACACAACCAATGGAATGCTTGGGCATGAAACAAATGCAAGTGGATTTTTTTGTAAAAGAAATCACTACAATTTCTTAAAACCTCAGTTTTATCAACAAATCGATCAAACACTTGATATTGATCAATATCAAGTGTGTAAATTTTTAATACTAACTGAAAGTAGACCTAAAAAAGAAATGCAGCAAATTGAAGCTTTAGCTAACTCACTCGAAGGTTTACATGGTTTATATTCGAGATTTGATATGTATGATGTCATGGGACAAAGTGCGTCAAAAGGAAATGGTCTTTACTTTTTAGCTCAAAAAGAAGGTTTAGATCTTAGTCGGACAATTTGTTTTGGAGATAGTGAAAATGATATTTCAATGTTTGAGGTGGTCAAATATAGTGCAAGCATGGCAAATGGACTCGAAAAGATTAAAGACTATGCACTTTTAGAAGCACCCGATCATAACACGGATTGAATTAGTGAATTTCTAGAAAAGAATTTTAAGGTAAAGATTTAA
- a CDS encoding IS3 family transposase — MLIFYIFKGEKMGKHFTEEQEKEIYNTFFQLGKKDAIELMYKYGAKAKDKYVKARLRRILKHYNFNMNKKPRKPGTGRSRKAKEQDINWDIFTREDLIEIAKRYREITKDKFKTEKVQEASHINMASYKLAILLYLCRQTISKHKRNNFAPRIKSRKIKYQDLIIDSFKQNRSKYGRQKLKYFILKHYKIDINERTLGRYMNALGLFCNIRKRKKLKEVKNTSVIKENIVNRDYNDVDNRNIYATDVTYLPATKDAINNNVYLSVVIKHKTKEIISFSLSKFNDSKLIYKTFENVDFEKSFILHSDHCSTYTSDDFSRFIQNKGGIISLSKVGNSLDNRVVEYWFSNLKTELIRDLNIKAVTLSELEKVISNYVHWYNKFRIQSCLNWKTPYEYSMGLSNLINC, encoded by the coding sequence ATGTTAATTTTTTATATTTTTAAAGGAGAAAAAATGGGTAAACATTTTACAGAAGAACAAGAAAAAGAAATTTATAATACATTTTTTCAATTAGGTAAAAAGGATGCGATTGAACTGATGTATAAATATGGTGCAAAAGCAAAAGATAAATATGTGAAAGCAAGATTACGAAGAATATTAAAACATTATAATTTTAATATGAATAAAAAACCAAGAAAGCCTGGAACGGGTAGGTCAAGAAAAGCGAAAGAACAAGATATAAATTGAGACATTTTTACACGAGAAGATTTAATTGAAATTGCAAAAAGATATAGAGAAATTACAAAAGATAAATTTAAAACAGAAAAAGTTCAAGAGGCATCACATATTAATATGGCTTCGTATAAACTTGCTATTTTGTTGTATCTTTGTAGACAAACAATATCCAAACATAAAAGAAATAATTTTGCTCCTAGAATTAAATCCAGAAAAATAAAGTACCAAGACTTGATTATTGATTCATTTAAACAAAATAGGTCTAAATATGGTAGACAAAAATTAAAATATTTTATCTTAAAGCACTATAAAATAGACATAAACGAAAGAACTCTGGGAAGATATATGAATGCCTTAGGTTTATTTTGCAATATCAGAAAAAGAAAAAAACTAAAAGAAGTAAAGAATACATCTGTCATAAAAGAAAACATTGTTAATAGAGATTATAATGATGTAGATAACAGAAATATATATGCTACTGATGTAACATATCTTCCAGCGACAAAAGATGCAATAAACAATAATGTTTATCTTTCAGTAGTAATTAAACATAAAACTAAAGAAATAATTAGTTTTTCTCTTTCTAAATTTAATGATTCCAAATTAATTTACAAAACATTTGAAAATGTTGATTTTGAAAAAAGTTTTATACTACATTCAGATCATTGCTCAACTTATACATCTGATGATTTTTCTCGTTTTATTCAAAATAAAGGCGGAATAATTTCACTTTCAAAAGTAGGAAATAGTTTAGATAATAGAGTTGTGGAATATTGATTTTCAAATTTAAAAACTGAATTAATTAGAGATTTAAATATCAAAGCTGTGACTTTGAGTGAACTAGAAAAAGTGATATCTAATTATGTTCATTGATACAATAAATTTAGAATTCAATCATGTTTGAATTGAAAAACCCCATACGAATAT